In Megalopta genalis isolate 19385.01 unplaced genomic scaffold, iyMegGena1_principal scaffold0306, whole genome shotgun sequence, the following proteins share a genomic window:
- the LOC143263059 gene encoding uncharacterized protein LOC143263059 → MVERFHRQFKAAIRCQQNVSWTKVLPTILLGIRAAWREDLQSTAAELVYGETLHLPGEFLVPQRAESLPLPADFVAGLRKHFATLAPTPGSNHSTKRVFVFKDLATAEHVFVRNDAVRGILQPPYDGPYRVLERGDRTYSLSIRDKAVTVTIDRLKPAYLLATDPAPPTIPWATQPALPGESEGPPTPSSPPTPSEFTGQPPQPSPPSRGPAVPPPIVVPPGAGLRTTRSGRRVRFPDRLQVS, encoded by the coding sequence ATGGTGGAGAGATTCCACCGCCAATTTAAGGCAGCAATCCGTTGCCAGCAAAACGTCAGCTGGACAAAGGTTCTTCCCACCATCTTGCTGGGCATCCGCGCAGCCTGGAGAGAGGACTTACAATCCACCGCAGCTGAGCTGGTCTACGGCGAGACGCTGCACCTACCAGGGGAATTCCTGGTCCCACAGAGAGCGGAGTCGCTGCCGCTGCCAGCGGATTTTGTCGCGGGATTACGAAAGCATTTCGCGACCCTCGCCCCAACGCCTGGCAGCAATCACTCGACGAAACGAGTTTTCGTTTTCAAGGACCTCGCCACGGCAGAGCATGTGTTCGTGCGGAACGACGCAGTGCGAGGAATCCTCCAGCCGCCATACGACGGCCCATACAGGGTCCTCGAGCGAGGGGACCGGACTTACTCCCTCAGTATCCGGGACAAGGCGGTTACAGTGACCATAGATCGCCTAAAGCCGGCGTACTTGCTGGCTACAGATCCAGCACCGCCGACGATACCATGGGCAACACAGCCAGCGTTACCTGGAGAGTCCGAGGGGCCACCAACACCATCATCACCACCCACTCCGAGCGAGTTTACGGGGCAGCCGCCCCAACCATCGCCACCATCTCGGGGTCCGGCGGTGCCGCCCCCCATAGTAGTACCACCAGGTGCGGGTTTACGCACCACACGGTCCGGAAGAAGAGTGCGTTTCCCGGACCGATTGCAAGTTTCGTGA